DNA from Polaribacter sp. NJDZ03:
ATTACAAGATACTAATTACAAGATGCTGAAACAAGTTCAGCATGACAAATAATAAAATATATGTCAGATTTTAAAGGGAAATTATTCGTCTTTTCTGCCCCCTCAGGTTCAGGTAAAACAACTATTGTACGCCATTTATTAAAACAAGAAAGGTTTAATCTAGAATTTTCTATTTCTGCTACTTCTAGAGAACCTAGAGGAGAAGAAATAGACGGTAAAGACTATTACTTTATCAACTTAAGAGCGTTTAAGGATAAAATTAAAAGTGATGAATTTTTAGAGTGGGAAGAAGTTTACAGAGACAACTTCTACGGAACTTTAAAAAGTGAGGTAGAGCGCATTTGGGCCTTAAAAAAACACGTTATTTTTGATATTGATGTAGTTGGCGGATTGCGTATTAAAAAGAAATATCCAGAAGAAACGTTATCTGTTTTTGTAAAGCCACCAAGTGTAGACGAGTTAAAAATTCGTTTAAAAAAACGTTCTACAGAAAGTGAAGACAAAATAAACATGCGTATTGCAAAAGCTTCTGTAGAATTAGCAACTGCACCACAATTTGATAAAATTATAAAAAATTACATTTTAGAAGATGCTTTGCAAGAAGCAGAAGAGTTAATGAGTAATTTTTTAGAATTGAACTAAAGGCAAAAGGCGAACAGCTAAAAGCATAAAGATGAAAATAGGTTTATATTTTGGTACGTTTAACCCAATGCATATTGGGCATTTAATTATTGCCAATCACATGGTAGAAAATTCTGATTTAGATGAAATCTGGATGGTTGTTACGCCTCACAATCCGTTTAAGAAAAAAAGCTCTTTACTAGATAATCATGAACGTTTTGAAATGATCTATAGAGCAACCGCTAATTACCAGAAAATAAAACCATCAGATATAGAGTTTAATTTACCACAACCTAACTACACAGTTCATACGTTAGCACATGTTTCTGATATGTACCCAAACAAAGAATTCTGTTTAATTATGGGAGAAGACAATCTAAAAAGTTTACATAAATGGAAAAATTATGAAACCATTTTAGAACATCATCATATTTATGTGTACCCTAGAATTGCAGAAGGCGTTATGGATGATCAATTTAAAAATCATCCTAAAATTCATAAAGTAGAGGCTCCTATTGTACAAATATCTTCTACCATGATAAGAAAGGCTAGAAAAGAAAAAAAGAACATACAACCTCTGTTACCTAAAGAAGTTTGGGAATATATAGATGAAATGAACTTCTACAATAAATAATTAAATTACATTTATATCGTTCATAGACACAATACGCTCTATGAGGGTTTCGTTGTATATTTACTAAACATCAAATAAATATTTGTGGCTAAAAAGGATAAAAGAAAGGGAAAACTAAAACAAAAACTAACTGATAAATACAGGTTGGTTGTTTTAAATGAAGACACTTTTGAAGAACGTTTTTCATTAAAATTATCAAGATTAAATGTATTTGTTTTGGGTGGTTTTTTTTCTATACTATTAGTAGCTGGCACCATTTTATTAATTGCTTTTACGCCTTTAAAAGAATACATACCGGGCTACTCATCTACTACTTTAAAAAGAAAAGCTGCCAATTTAACTTTTGAAGCAGATTCTTTAAAAATTAAATTAGCCATTTTAGAAAATTACACAAAAGCATTAAGACCTGTTTTAACAGGAGAAATTCAACCAGAAAGTATAGATTCTGTGCAAGCGGAAGCAAGACATCGTTTTATAGATGAAAGTGAGTTGGCTGCCACAAAAGAAGATTCTTTATTTAGAGAAAAAATAGAGAGTGAAACACTGTTTTCTATTGAACAAAATGCAAAAAGCAATATTAAAATTGTCTTTTTTGCTCCTTT
Protein-coding regions in this window:
- a CDS encoding M23 family metallopeptidase, which gives rise to MAKKDKRKGKLKQKLTDKYRLVVLNEDTFEERFSLKLSRLNVFVLGGFFSILLVAGTILLIAFTPLKEYIPGYSSTTLKRKAANLTFEADSLKIKLAILENYTKALRPVLTGEIQPESIDSVQAEARHRFIDESELAATKEDSLFREKIESETLFSIEQNAKSNIKIVFFAPLNGTVSQSFDATSKHFAVDITAKTGTPIKATADGTVIFSGWTTETGYVIILKHAKDYISVYKHNGNLLKEQGDFVKSGEVIATVGSTGELSTGPHLHFELWNGGYTVNPTNFIDFK
- the nadD gene encoding nicotinate (nicotinamide) nucleotide adenylyltransferase, with the protein product MKIGLYFGTFNPMHIGHLIIANHMVENSDLDEIWMVVTPHNPFKKKSSLLDNHERFEMIYRATANYQKIKPSDIEFNLPQPNYTVHTLAHVSDMYPNKEFCLIMGEDNLKSLHKWKNYETILEHHHIYVYPRIAEGVMDDQFKNHPKIHKVEAPIVQISSTMIRKARKEKKNIQPLLPKEVWEYIDEMNFYNK
- the gmk gene encoding guanylate kinase; protein product: MSDFKGKLFVFSAPSGSGKTTIVRHLLKQERFNLEFSISATSREPRGEEIDGKDYYFINLRAFKDKIKSDEFLEWEEVYRDNFYGTLKSEVERIWALKKHVIFDIDVVGGLRIKKKYPEETLSVFVKPPSVDELKIRLKKRSTESEDKINMRIAKASVELATAPQFDKIIKNYILEDALQEAEELMSNFLELN